A window of Micromonospora sp. WMMC415 genomic DNA:
GGTCGCGACGGCGGCTGGTGACGAGTCGGTCGAGGCCGCCAGCGCGCCGGAGGCTCCCGCCAGCGGGGCCACCGAGGACGAGGAGTTCGATCCGGTCGCCGAGCTGCGCCAGAAGCTGCGCTACGCGCCGGGCGACTGGTACGTGGTGCACTCGTACGCCGGCTACGAGAACAAGGTCAAGACCAACCTCGAGACCCGGATCACGTCCCTCGACATGGAGGACTACATCTACCAGGTCGAGGTCCCGACCCGGGAAGAGGTCGAGGTCAAGAACGGCAAGCGGTCGCAGGTGCAGGCCAAGGTCTTCCCGGGCTACATCCTGGTCCGCATGGAGCTGACCGCGGAGTCGTACTCCTGCGTGCGCAACACGCCGGGCGTGACCGGCTTCGTGGGCGCCACCGACCGGGCCGACCGCCCGGCGCCGCTGAGCCTCGACGAGGTGCTCAAGTGGCTGGCGCCGGCCGTCGAGACCGAGCAGAAGAAGGCCAAGCCCGAGGTCAAGGTCCTCGACTTCGAGGTCGGCGACTCGGTCACCGTCACCGACGGGGCCTTCGCGTCCCTCCCGGCGACGATCAGCGAGATCAACGCGGACCAGCAGAAGCTCAAGGTGCTGGTGTCGATCTTCGGCCGGGAGACGCCGGTCGAGTTGAACTTCAACCAGGTCGCCAAGATCTGACATCCGGTACGCCGGCGGAGGGTGCAGCCCACCGCCGGCGTACGCGTTTCCAGCCCTCGCCGGACCTCGGCGGACCGGGTGGTGGAGCGCTGCGCTACCCTAGAACGTCGCCGTCTTCGCGGTGCGCTGACCGTGCGTG
This region includes:
- the nusG gene encoding transcription termination/antitermination protein NusG — protein: MPEYDETAGPADEQSTVATAAGDESVEAASAPEAPASGATEDEEFDPVAELRQKLRYAPGDWYVVHSYAGYENKVKTNLETRITSLDMEDYIYQVEVPTREEVEVKNGKRSQVQAKVFPGYILVRMELTAESYSCVRNTPGVTGFVGATDRADRPAPLSLDEVLKWLAPAVETEQKKAKPEVKVLDFEVGDSVTVTDGAFASLPATISEINADQQKLKVLVSIFGRETPVELNFNQVAKI